The Candidatus Cloacimonadota bacterium genome includes a region encoding these proteins:
- a CDS encoding DUF499 domain-containing protein codes for MTIKAWRDIAIPHQDVLRGTFKQSEFAADLSRVHTGDASEEYQNPLMFFQRTFITEGMSLLLDSVIQRLSGSGGDPVIQLQTAFGGGKTHTMLAVYHLAKGDTPLSELQGIPPIIDRAGITNLPKARVVVIDGNQLSPGSPRSRNGITINTLWGELAWQLAAANGYEQVKQADLSGTSPGKEDLTGLLRQYAPCVILIDELVAYIRQFEPGKSYTGGSYDSNISFIQALTEALKAVPNALMLVSLPDSDREAGSHNGVNVLRTLEHFFGRIQALWKPVATEEAFEIVRRRLFTNITDQAAMEETCRSFADYYIANKHDFPNETQEAHYYERLKQAYPIHPEIFDRLYEDWSSLDNFQRTRGVLKLMAKVIHKLWIDDNKDPLIMPGNLPLYDADVRNEMIYYLPQGWDPVLERDIDGSRSETAQIEKNEARFGQLQACKKLARTIFFGSAPHAAALNAARTSRGIEYNRILLGSVRPDQVLGIFKDAMNRLVDKLHYLSNADNKLFWFDTRPNLRREMEERKRRFKDKDDVVPVIKDQLQRLLSNGCFDGIHIFTRSDDIPDDYSLRLVILPPDAYYLRSGSSFAIGGTPNSAGAKKILTSRGEQPRLKQNRLIFLAADGDVIGRLKDHVLTLLAWDSILKDIQTLKLNLDSYQIRQAKTGFEDAKKSLDRIVKEGYKWLLVPGQDKVPGDKFEPFAINPSVPNLVEEIERILIENEHLITVWAPIHLHNLLKRWFWKEDLKEHRAKEIWHSTCCYLYLPRLQNENTFSNAINAGAESRDFFGLAYGREGDEYIGFSYGKSMTPVFDSSLLLIDPLWAAEYQAKKTVVLDTPEGTGTDEIGDVTDGGARGTTLPGGEGGGEMQPKSERAKLRFYGRVNLIPARAKADFATIVDEIVLHLINSPTVDANIKIEIEADCLEGFDEAIQRTIKENCNTLKFDLSEFE; via the coding sequence ATGACTATAAAAGCTTGGCGAGACATCGCAATTCCGCATCAGGACGTGCTGAGAGGCACTTTCAAACAATCAGAATTTGCCGCAGACCTTTCACGAGTGCATACCGGAGATGCCAGTGAAGAATATCAAAACCCGCTTATGTTCTTTCAAAGAACCTTTATCACAGAAGGAATGAGCTTACTCTTGGATTCTGTCATCCAGCGCCTTAGCGGGAGTGGCGGTGACCCGGTCATCCAATTGCAGACAGCTTTTGGGGGCGGTAAAACGCATACCATGCTGGCTGTGTATCATCTTGCCAAAGGTGATACGCCGCTGTCAGAATTACAGGGAATTCCGCCTATTATCGATAGAGCTGGCATCACAAATTTGCCAAAAGCCAGGGTAGTGGTGATAGATGGCAATCAACTCTCACCCGGCAGTCCAAGATCAAGAAATGGCATTACTATCAATACTCTCTGGGGCGAGCTTGCCTGGCAATTGGCTGCTGCAAATGGCTATGAACAAGTCAAACAAGCAGATCTTAGCGGAACTTCTCCCGGTAAAGAAGACCTGACCGGGCTGCTCCGGCAATATGCACCCTGTGTGATCCTGATAGATGAATTGGTGGCTTATATCCGCCAATTTGAGCCCGGCAAGAGCTATACGGGTGGCAGCTATGATTCTAATATCTCGTTTATCCAAGCTTTGACCGAAGCTTTGAAGGCTGTGCCAAATGCTTTGATGCTGGTTTCTTTGCCAGATTCCGATCGGGAAGCGGGAAGCCATAATGGAGTAAATGTGCTTAGAACTCTGGAGCATTTTTTTGGGCGCATCCAAGCCTTGTGGAAGCCTGTCGCTACCGAAGAAGCTTTTGAGATAGTCCGGCGCAGGCTGTTTACCAATATTACAGACCAGGCTGCCATGGAAGAGACCTGCCGAAGCTTTGCCGACTATTATATCGCCAATAAGCACGACTTTCCCAATGAGACCCAGGAAGCGCATTATTATGAACGCTTGAAACAGGCCTATCCCATCCATCCGGAGATCTTTGACCGTCTTTATGAAGATTGGTCATCTTTGGACAACTTCCAGAGGACCCGCGGGGTCTTGAAGCTAATGGCCAAGGTCATTCACAAGCTCTGGATAGACGATAACAAAGACCCGCTGATCATGCCCGGCAATCTGCCTTTGTATGATGCTGATGTGCGTAATGAAATGATATATTATCTCCCCCAGGGCTGGGACCCTGTCCTGGAAAGGGACATCGATGGTTCTCGCTCTGAAACTGCCCAGATCGAGAAGAATGAAGCCAGGTTTGGTCAATTGCAGGCTTGCAAGAAGCTGGCCCGCACCATCTTCTTTGGCTCTGCTCCCCATGCTGCGGCTCTGAATGCGGCCCGAACTTCACGGGGAATAGAATACAATAGAATCCTGCTGGGCAGTGTTCGCCCGGATCAGGTGCTGGGGATCTTCAAAGATGCCATGAATAGATTGGTGGATAAGCTGCACTACTTAAGCAATGCCGATAACAAGCTGTTTTGGTTCGATACACGCCCCAATCTCAGACGCGAGATGGAAGAGCGCAAACGCCGTTTTAAAGATAAAGACGATGTAGTGCCGGTGATCAAAGATCAGCTTCAGCGTTTGCTGTCCAATGGCTGTTTCGACGGCATCCACATTTTCACGCGTTCTGATGACATTCCGGATGATTACTCGCTGCGCCTCGTTATCTTGCCACCAGATGCCTATTATCTGCGTTCGGGAAGCAGCTTTGCAATTGGCGGCACTCCGAATAGTGCTGGAGCTAAGAAGATACTCACCAGCAGGGGCGAACAGCCGAGGCTAAAACAGAATCGTTTAATCTTTCTGGCTGCCGATGGCGATGTGATAGGCAGATTGAAAGATCATGTGCTTACTCTGCTGGCTTGGGATTCCATTCTCAAAGATATTCAAACCCTGAAGCTCAATCTCGATTCATATCAGATCAGACAGGCAAAGACCGGCTTTGAAGATGCAAAGAAGTCCTTAGACCGCATCGTAAAAGAAGGCTATAAATGGTTATTAGTACCCGGGCAGGATAAGGTGCCGGGAGATAAATTTGAGCCTTTTGCCATCAATCCGAGTGTGCCCAACCTTGTGGAAGAGATTGAGCGGATTCTCATAGAAAACGAGCATCTCATTACCGTGTGGGCACCGATTCATTTGCATAACCTGCTCAAGCGATGGTTCTGGAAAGAGGATCTGAAAGAACACAGAGCAAAGGAGATCTGGCATAGCACTTGCTGCTATCTGTATCTACCCAGACTCCAGAATGAAAACACCTTCTCAAATGCGATCAACGCCGGTGCAGAGAGCAGAGACTTCTTTGGCTTGGCCTATGGCAGGGAAGGCGATGAGTATATTGGTTTCTCTTATGGGAAGTCTATGACACCTGTCTTTGATAGTTCACTACTGCTGATAGACCCTCTTTGGGCTGCAGAATATCAAGCTAAGAAGACTGTGGTGCTTGATACTCCTGAAGGAACCGGAACAGACGAGATTGGTGATGTGACGGATGGTGGAGCTCGTGGCACTACTCTTCCTGGAGGAGAAGGCGGTGGAGAAATGCAGCCTAAGTCTGAGCGAGCTAAACTACGTTTTTACGGTAGGGTGAATCTAATACCAGCCCGCGCTAAAGCAGATTTTGCCACCATCGTGGATGAGATCGTGCTGCACTTGATAAATAGCCCAACTGTGGATGCCAATATCAAAATCGAAATCGAAGCAGATTGCCTTGAGGGTTTTGATGAAGCGATACAACGCACGATCAAAGAGAACTGTAATACGCTCAAGTTTGATCTGAGTGAGTTTGAATAG